The Thermincola ferriacetica genome segment GGCGTTACCAGGAGTTTGAGTACAGGCCGACTTCCTTTATGGCCCGCGAACTGGATGAAATTGAACTTTACCCAACTGCCGGAGAGCAGGAACTGAATGTGGTAATACAAATCGATAAGAGGAACAGGGGCCTTTTTGGCAGCCTGCTTGACGATATGGATTTGGATGAACGTTACGTAAGAATTCGCATCCCGTACAGTCAAATGAACGATGTAACTCAAGTTGCCAATTTCCTGAGAGAAACTATTGAATCAGAGTATAGAAAAATACTATAGATTTTTCAATTTCAAAAAGTCTTCCCCAATTTTTGGGAAAGGCTTTCTGCATTTTGTGGCAGGGTGCATTGATAAAGCAATTGGGGGTTAAGGTATTGCTGATTTCTTTTCTTAAAGAAATGGGAAGGAGTACCACGAGAAAAGTCGAATAAAATAGAGAATATTCAGATTGACGGTGAGTTTTACACTTATCTAATACCACTACTCGTGGGATTTGGGTATAATAGGAAGTAGTTATGGTTTTTATTGAACAGTGGTGCAAGTTATTTTGCTAAACAAGATTGTTAGGAAAGAGGGTTCATGTATGCCTAATTATGGATTTGTCAGGGTTGGCGCTGCAACACCCAAACTAAGAGTTGCCGATCCGGCCTATAACATATCAGAAATATTAAAAATCGTAAAAGAAGCCGACGAAAAAAATGTAGCGGTTTTGGTTTTCCCCGAATTGTCCATTACCGGGTATACCTGCGCTGATTTATTCGGGCAAAAACTTCTGTTGGAGAAAGCCGTGGAGTTTTTAGGCGAACTTTTGCAGCAAACGGAAACGCTGGATGTTTTAACAATTGTAGGCCTGCCTTTAATGGTGGAACATAAGTTGTTTAACTGCGGGGTAGCTGTACACCGGGGACGGATCTTGGGGGCGGTTCCGAAGATTCATTTACCTAATTACAAAGAATTTTATGAAAAGCGCTGGTTTACTTCCGGCCATGTTCTCGGACAAAGTGTTTCGGAGATTAACCTGCTAGGTCAGTATGTGCCCTGTGGAAGGATTATGATAAAAGCAGAAAAACCAAGCTTTTTGTTAGGTATGGAAATCTGTGAGGATTTATGGGCAGTTATCCCGCCCAGTTCTTATCTGGCTTTAAATGGCGCTGATATCATAGCCAACCTTTCTGCCGGCAACGAACTGGTAAGTAAGGCTGATTACAGGCGTCAACTGATACTTCAACAGAGCGCACGGTGCATGTGCGGTTATATTTATGCTTCGGCCGGGGTTTACGAATCTACCACAGACTTGGTTTTTGGCGGACACAATATGATTGCTGAAAACGGCATCTTATTAAAAGAGTCCGAACGTTTCAAAAGGGACAGTTCCTTGATTCTTTCAGAGATTGATGTTGAAAGGCTGGCATCAGAAAGGATGCTTAACAAGACATATGCGGATAACTACGAAATAAATGCTGGCTCTCGAAATTTTGTTATTGTAAAAACAGAATTCCTTAAAGAATATAATATAGAAGATATAGGGCTGGAACGGCCAGTGCCGCCTTATCCTTTTGTGCCGGGCAACCCGGCGACTGTAGAAGAAAGGTGCCGCGAAATTTTCAACATCCAAGTGGCCGGTTTGGCCAAAAGGTTACAACATACCAATATGAAGCACGTTGTTTTGGGGATATCCGGGGGTCTTGATTCCACTCTGGCCCTTTTGGTAACGGCCCAGACCTTTGACACATTGCATTTACCGGCGGAAAACATTATAGCTATAACCATGCCGGGGTTTGGAACAACGGATATCACTTATACCAATGCCCTGGATTTGATGAAGGCCCTGCATGTCACTATCAGGGAAATCGATATTAAACCGGCCTGCCTGCAGCACTTTAAAGACATTGGCCATAATGCGCAGGACCTGGATATTACTTACGAAAATGTGCAGGCCCGAGAACGGACACAGATACTGATGGATATAGCCAATAACATCGGCGGTCTGGTCGTTGGCACCGGGGACTTGTCGGAACTGGCTTTGGGTTGGGCTACTTATAACGGTGACCATATGTCCATGTATTCTGTAAACTGTAGTATACCCAAAACATTGGTAAAATTTCTGGTGCGGTGGGTAGCCGACAACATAGTAAACGAACAGACGGCCGAAGTTCTCCAAAAGGTCCTGAATACGCCTATTAGCCCCGAACTGTTGCCGCCGGATACTTCCGGCACGATAGCACAGAAAACGGAAGACCTTATCGGACCTTATGAGCTGCATGATTTTTTCCTGTACTATACAGTCAGGTTTGGCATGCATCCGAAAAAAGTACTTTTCCTGGCTGATTGTGCCTTTAAAGAGAAATATAGCCGGGAAGAAATAAAGAAATGGTTAAAGGTCTTTTATAATAGGTTTTTCAGCCAGCAATTTAAACGTTCATGTTTACCTGATGGGCCCAAGGTAGGGACTGTCAGCCTGTCACCGAGGGGCGACTGGCGTATGCCGAGTGATGCGGAAGTTCGCCTCTGGCTGGCAGAATTAGA includes the following:
- a CDS encoding NAD(+) synthase; translation: MPNYGFVRVGAATPKLRVADPAYNISEILKIVKEADEKNVAVLVFPELSITGYTCADLFGQKLLLEKAVEFLGELLQQTETLDVLTIVGLPLMVEHKLFNCGVAVHRGRILGAVPKIHLPNYKEFYEKRWFTSGHVLGQSVSEINLLGQYVPCGRIMIKAEKPSFLLGMEICEDLWAVIPPSSYLALNGADIIANLSAGNELVSKADYRRQLILQQSARCMCGYIYASAGVYESTTDLVFGGHNMIAENGILLKESERFKRDSSLILSEIDVERLASERMLNKTYADNYEINAGSRNFVIVKTEFLKEYNIEDIGLERPVPPYPFVPGNPATVEERCREIFNIQVAGLAKRLQHTNMKHVVLGISGGLDSTLALLVTAQTFDTLHLPAENIIAITMPGFGTTDITYTNALDLMKALHVTIREIDIKPACLQHFKDIGHNAQDLDITYENVQARERTQILMDIANNIGGLVVGTGDLSELALGWATYNGDHMSMYSVNCSIPKTLVKFLVRWVADNIVNEQTAEVLQKVLNTPISPELLPPDTSGTIAQKTEDLIGPYELHDFFLYYTVRFGMHPKKVLFLADCAFKEKYSREEIKKWLKVFYNRFFSQQFKRSCLPDGPKVGTVSLSPRGDWRMPSDAEVRLWLAELD